Genomic segment of Niallia taxi:
TTCTGGCAAACTAGCAAAAACATAAGCTAAATCTTCCCTATCACTTTTTGATAAAGATGTTTTTGAAGAGAGTAGGTTCCGGAAAATCATCAGAAAATCGTTCATTGAACCAAGGGCAATCAGCTTTAGATTTGTCCTGTCATATAATGGCAATCTTGTCTGTTGTTCATAATGAGGCAGAATCTTACCTAAAGAAGCGTAATGAATAAGTGCATTCATATATAATTCTGCATCACTTGCTTTCATTACCTGTTGCGGAAAATTAGGATACATTGGCTTATAGGTCTTATCAGCACCCAATAACTCTTTCAAACTTTGGAAAGTCGATAAATAGAATTCGTTAAGCTGGTCTGTGGAATATGTATAAAGGATATCTATGACAGGCTTTGACAGTGAATAGCCCAGTGACTCGAAATTAGCTGCGATTGTGGCTATGTAATGGAGTTGCGGTGTGGGTTCATTGCTTTTGTTAAGTATGAGTTTGTTTTTTCTTCGTAAGTAGATTTGATTAATCATTATTCACCTCTTATAAATAAATACCTTTCTAGTTATAACATTATTTAGGAGGAAAATAAAATAATAGCTTCCAGTTTTATTATAATTTGGGAATTTTATAGTATATATATAATGAGGCAGGCTTTTCAAAGGTTTAGCTTAGAATGACAAATTTCAAGGGAACAATCAGTATCCCCCTCATTTATTTTATTAATACAGTATTCAATATTAAAAATCCTCTTCATCCTCAATAGGAGTGATATCAAATAGATAATCTGTGAATTCAGTTCCTTCCCAGCCTTCTTGTATGATATTACCTTGTTCATCTGTCTCCTCGCTCATTCTCTTCAAAGCATATGTGGAAATATAAAAAGCATCAACTGGCAACTGTTTTTTACTTAATTTCTTTATTTCTCCATTTGAAATGTCATGTGGTTCATTTTCGGCAAAGTCATATTGTGATCTTTCTCCGTAACTGAATAATTTATATGAAGAAAACTTACCCTTGGCAATTGTAATATCTTGAATATCAAGCAAATCCAAATTTTCGAAGTAATGCTTTGTATCCACTAGAAACACAAATTGGCTCCATTCTTCATGATGACTCTTAGATATTTCGTATTCTTTCTTATCAGTAAAGTATTGAATTCTATAATAATCATACTCATTGTCTTCTTCCCCAAGCATCTCCCAGCTTAAGTCAGTTATATTTCCAGATTGGGTGTAGTTCATACTAAAATTATCGAGCTTTATATCACTCTCCTCTAGTTTTAATTCCTTCGTAATCAATTCATTCTCTTCCGCAAAATCAATCGTAAACGCCGATTCTAGTTCATGCTCGATTGTTATCGTACGGCTTTCCCACATATAGACAGTAATTGGTGTAATCCATTGAACAATGATAAATATGATTAAACCAAAGATGGCTGCTTGTCGTTTAATATCTGCATTTACCTTAGGCCGGAAAAACAGTAAATAGATAATAAAGCCAAGCGGCAAGGCAATTCCATTAAATTTAAATGCAAATACACCTAAAATATAATAACCAATTATTTTTAATGGAAATTTTGCTTCTGTATCACGCTTTTTCTTGATTAAATACAATAACCCTCCAACAACTAACACGATGTAAACAATAGATGCAATCACACATGATCCCCCTGACTGGAGAGTTTTTGGATTTCTCCAGCTTTTTCTCTGTATTATAATCCCAATATAAGTATAACATGGTAATTATGATTAATTTATAATTTTTTTTGTGTATCCTAATATAAATAAGACCTCCATTTAGATGAAGGTCTTCCTATTATTTAACGATAAAATGATTCTAGCTCACTGACAATCTTATTAGAGCTTATTTCTGGACTAGTCAATATTGGAATTTCAACATCCTTCAAAGCAGTCGTTGCTCTTGCCATCGAAAGCTGGGCCAATATAATAACATCGACTTGATTGTTGAGCAGTTTATTGACACTGCTTACAATATAACTGTCATGTGTTTCATAGTCTTTTTTACTTAGAGCAGTAAAAGCGGCTGTATTAACTTCAACAAGCACCTCTACTTCTTTTCCTAAAGCTTCTGCCTTTTCTAGTACGGCTTTTTCTGTGGTTGGTCCTGCAGTTGCTACTGTGGCAACCACACCTATTTTGCTTCCGAGCTTTACTGCTTGTTCAATCATCGCGTCATCTACATTTTCAATTGGAAGCTGGGGAAATCTTTTGCGCATTTCTGTAATTGTTGGACTGTAGGCAGAGCAGGATAGAAGGATTCCATCCACCTCTGTCTCCACCGCTCTCCCTAGCAAACTCGCAAAGCGTTCTACTAATGCAGGGGTAATTTCCCCTTCTTTGTTTAATGCTTTGAGCAGTCCCTCATCCATGAAATTAAGCGTTTCAATTTCAGGGAAATTCTTTGCGAAAGCTTCCAGTATTGGGTTAACTGAGTTCAGTGTAGCATGGATCAAACCGACCTTATATTTTTTCATGTTCCACACTCCATCCTTTTTTTAAGCTTGCTTCGATATCATATCTTGAAAGTTTATTTCGTCCATAAACTCAATAAATGTTTTTACTAATTTTAAATTATAGTCATCTTGGTTATAGAACATCCAAGTATGTCTGGTGATTGGGTTATTATCCTTGTCATTTAATGGTAGCTGATATAAATTACCTGTGTTTTTAATAACTAGACTAGGCATTATTGCATATCCTAAATCATGTGCTACCATTTCACGGCAAGTGTCTGTCTTATCTACTTTAATACCTACCTTCGGGGGTACAGAAAAGTTCTCTGACCACCATGTATCAATCATATCTTGAAGCTTAACATCGCATATATAATCAATACGCGGTAATGATGGCAGGTCTTCCAAATCAACCTTACTATGAGCTACTAGCGATAAGTTCTCTTCTAATAATAATCTTTTACCGCCAATCCACTTATAATCACCTCGTACAAAGCCAATATGGATTTCGTGATTATACACTTGATTAAAAATTTGGCTGCTCCATTTGCTTGTTAAGCTGAAATTGACCTTTGGATGTCTTGATTTAAACTCTTTAAGAACAGGCGGGATTTTTCTTGTTATGAAGCTTGAAACACCTAACCGTAATGTACCGGAAATCTCGTCATCCATATTAGCTAAATGATCCTGTACTTCTATATCTCTTTTTATCATTTCATCTGCATAGTTTACGAGGTATTCTCCTTGAGGTGTGAACTGAATCCCCTTTTTACTGCGATGAACGATTGTTACCTTATATTCTGCTTCAATTTGCTGAATTCTTTTTGTAAGTGCTGGCTGTGACATGAACAGACTTTCTGCAACTTTTGTTATATTTTTTTCCTTGTATAACTTTTGCAATATCTGCCAATCTCGTTTGTCCATGTTATACCTCCTGAAATCATAACCTCTAGTTTAAATTATATAGAACGTTAATTGATTTAGAAAGCGCACTTACAGTGAAGTTAGTTCTTCAAGGTGTGTAACCGCTTTAATAAGAAAGTCCTTTTTACCGAAACTGCCTGACTTAAGGACAATTAACATTTCTTTATCAATTACTAAGCCAGATGGCACACCTGTATCAATTTCCTTCACAATATAATTGCCTTTAATTTCTAAATGCCTGCATACAGTGCCAGAAGTGTCTCCGCCCGCAACGACAATTCTTTTTAAATTGAGAGTATCAGTCAGTCTTTTAGCAACAGCAGCTAAAAAGCTGGAGATTCTTTTACTAATAATTAATTCACTTAAACCCTTTAGTTTTCCGATTTCCTTTGTTTCCTTTACAATGCTTGGATTATTTTCCGCCATAATTAACACGTCTTGCCCGTCTTTCAATAGCAAATTCGCTTCATTATATACTTTGTCCAGTTCTCCTTGATAATTGCTGTCTAAAATTTTTCTTGAATCAACGATGATAGCTGAAATCCCAGAATCTATTAACTCTTTCGTCTGCTCTTTTGTTTGCGGTGTTAAGCTTCCGGATATAATTAGAACTCCATTTTCATCCTTTATTGATACAGTGCTAGCTAAATGAGGAAATTCTGATTTCGGCAGAGCTTTAGGCAATTCCTCTCCTAAGGCAGAGCTTCCAGCGAGAACTTTATATCCTGCTGCAGCTTGGGCGATAATGTTTAGATCCTCTTGTGTTTCCCCATCAATGAGTACGTACTGATAATCGTTTTTTGCCTTTTCAATCGCCGTTTTTAATTCTTCGGGACCTTTTCTGACTACATCTAAATAAATAGAAGTCACTTTTCTTCTCGTTTGCTTTTTCAAGATGGATTCTAAGTTTGACTCTATCGTTGGATGAACAGGGTCATGGAGGAACTCTGAATCTTCTAGTCTATTCCCGTTAACCTTGTGAATCCCATTTACGGTAGTTCGGCCGTTTTGTGGAAAGGATAGTGAAATAATCGCAAAATCTTCTTCCAATTCATCAAGCATGGCGTCAAATTCTACACCAATATTCCCTCTAAACACGGAGCATGTTTTATTGTAGTACATCGAACAATTTGCATTCTGTAAAACCTTGGTTGCTTTAAAAACCTTATCATAAGCAGTTTTTGGACTGTCTAAGCGACTGTCTGTATCAATAA
This window contains:
- a CDS encoding four-carbon acid sugar kinase family protein, with product MIGVVADDTTGANDIGIMFSKSGYKVKVLTFEENMEIVKDADVVIIDTDSRLDSPKTAYDKVFKATKVLQNANCSMYYNKTCSVFRGNIGVEFDAMLDELEEDFAIISLSFPQNGRTTVNGIHKVNGNRLEDSEFLHDPVHPTIESNLESILKKQTRRKVTSIYLDVVRKGPEELKTAIEKAKNDYQYVLIDGETQEDLNIIAQAAAGYKVLAGSSALGEELPKALPKSEFPHLASTVSIKDENGVLIISGSLTPQTKEQTKELIDSGISAIIVDSRKILDSNYQGELDKVYNEANLLLKDGQDVLIMAENNPSIVKETKEIGKLKGLSELIISKRISSFLAAVAKRLTDTLNLKRIVVAGGDTSGTVCRHLEIKGNYIVKEIDTGVPSGLVIDKEMLIVLKSGSFGKKDFLIKAVTHLEELTSL
- a CDS encoding LysR family transcriptional regulator, translated to MDKRDWQILQKLYKEKNITKVAESLFMSQPALTKRIQQIEAEYKVTIVHRSKKGIQFTPQGEYLVNYADEMIKRDIEVQDHLANMDDEISGTLRLGVSSFITRKIPPVLKEFKSRHPKVNFSLTSKWSSQIFNQVYNHEIHIGFVRGDYKWIGGKRLLLEENLSLVAHSKVDLEDLPSLPRIDYICDVKLQDMIDTWWSENFSVPPKVGIKVDKTDTCREMVAHDLGYAIMPSLVIKNTGNLYQLPLNDKDNNPITRHTWMFYNQDDYNLKLVKTFIEFMDEINFQDMISKQA
- a CDS encoding aspartate/glutamate racemase family protein encodes the protein MKKYKVGLIHATLNSVNPILEAFAKNFPEIETLNFMDEGLLKALNKEGEITPALVERFASLLGRAVETEVDGILLSCSAYSPTITEMRKRFPQLPIENVDDAMIEQAVKLGSKIGVVATVATAGPTTEKAVLEKAEALGKEVEVLVEVNTAAFTALSKKDYETHDSYIVSSVNKLLNNQVDVIILAQLSMARATTALKDVEIPILTSPEISSNKIVSELESFYR